acttTACTTCAGCAACGAACAAactgcacagcacagcaaatcaaatcgaaCAAAGGTTATAGTAAATGAAGGCAGAGCGTTAGATGAAGAGATTgggaaacaaaatgaaaagttttaaTGACtgtgactgccactgccatctACCACTCCACACACTGTGCCCTGGGCAAAACAATTGACAGGCaaaagacagcaacaaaaggagaGAACTTTGGATGGGAAGTTGATTGCAAAAAAAACTAGAGAGTTCCCCCACCAAACAGGAACTGAAGAACCGATGATAGGAATGCCCTTTGTTCAATCGTTTCTAGGGCAAAGCCTTGAATTCATCCGTTTACTCttcaaaaaaaagaaaacctttgAGCCATGAAACCCATTTAGATCCTATATCCTTTGACTATGCTAATGCACTTCTTCCGCTCTGTTCTCTGCTAACCTTCTGTATAAAACCCAATATACCCTCTTGGGCAAGGGCATCTCCCAGtgcaacacacaaatcaaatcaaatcgaatcgaactTTTGCCTCTGGCTAAAGTCGGAAAGGTTGAACGCCCTCGACACGGGAAACTTTTGGCGAGGAGTAAGAAGTCCTTAAATCTTTCCAATTGCTGTGGTTTTAATcgattttccacacatttttcGCCAGTGTGAAAAAGTTATCcactccatccatccatcccactGGCCCTATTCCTACGATATCTCTGTTGGGGTCGAAATTCGGTTGCATTTTCAGGTTTTTGGGTTGGTTTTTTTCACAGTTGCTTGTTTCTGTTGCGACTTTGATTGATATTGTGTGACACACTCTCggattcaaattcaattttcgtcATACACAGTTACTGGTACGTTTTTTCAGAGAGCTGTCACGTAATATTCAATCTGTGGCCCATTCAAATTCTCGCGACATGGTTTCGTGGGCCATGTGTGTGGGAAGTTTTCAGTAAGTTTTCAGATCTGTTGAAAATTTAAGCCCCCTAAATGAATTAAGCAAATATGAACAATTTGAGCACTCACCTTCAACTTGCAGTCCGTCCTTCCTTCCTTTATCAAGCGTTcaaacagctgctgcacacTAGTCAAATGTTCTTCTCAACTTTTCATTCGATCGGATTGTTCATTGAGATTCTTGCGcacattcaaatatttgtaaacacaaaaattctgctatttcattattttggcATTAGCTGACAAATTTTGTTATGtgattttctttgctgctgcaaataaatgaacgaattaatttatttattgcatttttcctTCGATCAAACAAACACCTCGCGATCTTTCGCTTCGAGTATGTTCGCGAGAAGGTAAGGCAGTCCAAAACTACGACCCATGTGCGATTACCTTGAGAGCGGCACTGCCTTACCTTCCATTTACCTGCctatctttctctctattttgCGCGAAAGACTTGCTTGAATGAATAAGTCGAGCAAgtgagagaggcagagagagagaacaggtTTACGTTTTCTTAATGCTGGCAGGCACCGTtagggagagcgagaggcggCTGCTTGATTATGTTGATGCTTTGTTATAGTTATTGCTGtctttttcctttgcattgGGTTACGTGCGAAGATTTGGCAAGAAGCGGCCCCCCAGCAGCTAATTGTggctgcacacacagacacaaaacacaaaggTAAAGGGAActacaaagagagagggggcgGGGGAGAGCGCCAGCCAAGCGCAAGAAATGGAACAAGCCATACGAGCACCCGTATGGGAATTATGTACACATCAAGgtgcaatcaaatcaaaagctACATATGTAGTATATTCCCTGATCAGCAATAGTTTCCATTAGAAAGTCTATCTTTATGTTGTTTGTAGAATATCCAGAAAAGATGAGGTGGAGAAACCAGTTTGGAGCTGGGCTAATCTGGAACTGTTGGCAGTTTATCAAAAAACACGACTGGAAAACAGTTAATTTGACAGCTTCTGTGAGTCATTTGAAGGGGATATTATAGGAGACCAGAAGAATTATTGGAATCGATATTGGAATCATTGGAAAAAGTGTGTGCACTTTCCATTAGCACTACACTGTTTATTCTCCCCACTCGTTGTCAAAAATCGCACATGGAATACGaacttgtatgtatgtatgtatatgtatgaatgtattgTAGGTACTTGTGTCAATTGTAGGTACTTGGCGTGCGTTTTGCTTATGAATTCGGTCGGTCGGGTCGATTCGATGGGTCTGGCACTGAAcgattatgcaaaaataaatcaattgaaaaacaacaagaacgcCTCGGAACAACGCCACACAGACAGGGAGGAAGATGGGTAAAGGCGCTAGGGGGAGGAGTCTGTAACAAGTGCCTTCCTTTACCTCCTGGAAATACAGGGTGCCATGCTCTGGACTAGTGTAACTGTTGCTTAAAATATATTAGAGCAACCAAAAAATCACCCTGTCACACATACACCTACGCCACctacacacacgtacacatgTAGAGCAAAACGAgtctgtggctgcggcagGGGGGCGAAAAAGGACAGACAAAATAAGACACGTCGAGACATGCACGGCACAGATGTCCCAAGAAGCGTgagtgtggggaggggagacATACATAGACAGAGACGACAAATAAGACACACTTAAACACTCTCTTTTCTAAGCAGATTAAACGTGCGAAATCACCTTGCTTTCGTTCATAtttgtctttttctttttcaccTGTCTCTGCTGATTTCTgcagcatttattttgttgttcttctttgATTTCAATGTTGTTTTGGCTGCacgtgtatgtgtatgtgtaacTGCAGTTGCATCACTTGCCCCGTCTCTTTCTAGCACTTTTCCAGGGCCTTTCTTTTGTTCACTTTTCGCGTAATAAACTATAATTTACTTTGCATTTGTTACATTGATAGCACACTGAGCTTGgttttgttgctatttctgtttgttgttgtttgttggcgTGGGTGAGTGACCGACCCCGTTAATTGCACACGATTCTTCCCGTTACTCCACACACCCGCAACTTACTTTCATTAATTTAGTTCCTTTTAGTTAAAGCCACGttttaattattgtaaaaTCAATTCTTACACATGCATCGCGAGGGGGTCTGTATTTCTTCGAAACCACGGTTATTTTCGTGCGACACTCTTTTCCCGTTGCGACCgttttgcatgtttttgttttttgattgtgtttgattttgttttttcttatttcCGGAAAGATGAACGAAAAGGTAAGGACAACAAGCGTAACGGTtaaaaaaattgtcaaaatCAAGTACAAACCCCACCTCAATTACTAATATACCTTTCGGAAAGCTTTTAAGATTTTAAGCACTCAcagctcatttttgcgttgcAAGTATGAATGGTATTTTTCTAAGACacttttcggtatattttgggTCGTAAATTTCCCGTCCGCTTAATCCGTTAAATCAGAGCGCTAAATTTTTGGTCGACCGAATTTGGGATGATATGTCTATGGAAACGATAAGAAATCATGCCTGTTTTTTGGTCAACAGCAAATTCCGCAGCCAGCTTTTTGCAGTTGAGTAATCAGATCAGGagaaaatataccagaaaaTCAACCAAACTTATACTCCcgcaaaatataatatttctATCTTCTGTtgacaaaaacacacacacgtactcAAATCGAAGGGAACAATCGAATCaagcttaaataaatatgaaatttacTTACTTAGTTAAGCCCCTTAGTAAAACCTTGACTACAATTCCCAATTCACAATGGGAACTGCTGGCGCGAAATTCAAACTAATATCATGTAgttctcgtttattttttaggtaaatatacatttatttcatttaatgatTTCTTGCTTGTCCAacaatgtatgtaaatattcagCTAACGTTTTCAAATCTGGTtgaaatatgtagtacaactAATGGATTACAACAATTGGATTCTAACCGTCGTACatacaataataatagtaaGGATGCGGCAGGGCTAGTGGGGTAGTCGTAGGTAGTTgataaaaaagtaaaaaatcgACTGTTCTGTTTCACACAAGAAACACAAGGAGAACAGACGCTGAGAGAGGAGAAACACAATTCTGTTAAATACTTgaattcatatacatatgtatatgtacatatgtatatatacataggtAGGATAGGGTTGTTTGGGGTTTAAggtatgtatttgtattgtatatatatactgtATCTTATGCTTAGGTATATCCTTCTTCATGAGTGTAGAATCACAGCCTTTTCATCGAACTAAACTAGCATTTTGCAGCACTTAgttctgttgtgttttttgttgaattgtCAAGTATTTCCGTTGTGTGggtgatatatgtatatactatataatatatgtattaatTAGTTGCTagtggggggggggggggggtgtGAAGTAATCATAATCATTGTAGTCATACAAACCTACAGTGCAGCAGTGTATTTTTTCTcagttttgtttaacaatAAGTAGCGGTTTTAGCCTTGGTTATAGATCGGGTTcttatatacaaataaatatataaattacgACATAGGGGGGGTGGGGTGTGCCATTGCTTTCCAGTTAACATTCCAACCAAGACTGCTGGTTATCTATTTGGGTCCTAAGTGTTTCCTTCCACAGAATCTATGCATTAGCTAAACAAtctaattcaatttgttaCTAAGTACTCGTACATTTTAGACTAATTGCTTTTAGGGGGGCGAGTGACAACTAATCTATGGGTCAACTAAGGGCGTAATTAACTAACATAACATTGTATTATTAATCGGTGTCGAAAGGCCACATATTTAGACTGAAAGCACAcatgtgttttatttgtttgtaagGTTTCTAGTTGCAGTGAAACGTAGGGAGGTGTTTTGGCGCTCGATCAGGTAATCGTTGTTATAATCTGATTCTTAGACCCATAATCGGTGATTCTGcaagcaataaaaacagcaTTTAGTTTCCACAAAAGTCTAATCAAAGGGGAATATCAAAGcaatgtacaaataaaaagacaCAAAAGTATAAAAGAAACTCAGAAacgcagcaaaaacaactcaAGAGACGTGCAGGAAAAGGTATCAACTATTCATATTTTGTGCCTTTTTACCTATATATTGATGAGGCTGAGGTGGAGCGCGACCAAGTAACTAACAAACCCTCACCTCTGCTGCGCTCTCGCTTGCTGTGCAGTAGAACCTTGGTGCTGTCATCGGGGCACAACGAAATGCGCACCGTTGTCAATATAAGTCTGTAAAAGAAATAGCAAAATAAGTTAGAAGTTATACAGGTGGGGGACAATCTTTCTAGTCTTACCGTGGCAGCACAGCCACCACTGTCGATAGGAGGATCACCAGCCAGTGAACAGCGGAGGagatgcacacaaaaatcacCCAATAGGTGGAGGGCAGGCCAAAGCAATTGACGCACCAATAGTTGTACACAAACGAGAAGAGGTAGAAGGAGGCCAGGCTAACCACAATGGATATGACATGCAGCACAGTCTACAAggaaacaatgaaataaattagcaAACAAATCATTAGTAGGGGAAGCACCACGTACCCAGGAACGTATTTCAATGCAACAGTGCACCAAATTGGCAAACAGACAGGAGGCTGTGATCGTTGTGCCAAACTCCCAGATGCCCACATCGCTCTCCGCATAGGCGCACAGCGCCACAAAGAAAATTACCAGACTCTGATAGAGTGCATCCAGTAATATCAACCAAAAGTCGTGAGGCCTGTAAGCAACGCCCAAGCGACCCTGAAAATACAACCAAAGTCAATCAAAGCTCAAGTTTAAGGCCTGTAAAACTTACATTCTTGTAGAGATATGGATTCTTGAGTAGCAAATCCTCGGGCACTCGCTTGTCGTAGACACCAATGGCCAGTGGCGGCAGTGAGGTGAATATCAGATTGTACAGCATCAAATACATTTGATCCATCAtcacagagccagagaagcCGCAATACAATTGATACCAGAATATCAGGAACACAAAGGCCTGTAAAAGGAATCAAATCATAAGAAAACTAGGTTTCAACTGGCATAAATCGAGTATTTCATACCGCATTCTTGTAGAAGAAATAAAGTATCATGCGCGACAAACGATCGTAGCACCAATAGCCATGTGAGAGCAGCAGTCGCTCCAGGTAgcgaaagcgagagagcgtGAAATCGGCAGCCATTACCGCCTGCATGCCCTCCTGTCCAGAGATGCCAACACCCACATCGGCCATTTGTATCATGGACACATCATTCGCGCCATCTCCAATGGCCAATGTGCGCAGATTGAGCTCCTCCTTGACGACCTTAACCAGGTAGGCTTTTTGCAGTGGCGTGGAACGGCAGCAGAGCACAGAAGCGCAACGTTTGGCCAGTCGCAGGAATGGCAGAATCAATTTGGATCTGAAATAATATCAATTaagttattaaatatttttgagagCTGCACAAAGTTTAACTTACTTTGGATCCAATACAAAAGTCAATGTTTTGCCATCCACTACCAAGGCGCGTGGCTTTCTGCGCAGCGTCTGGCTGTAGCCGATTGAGGATGTGGGTTTGGCATTCTCCATATCCGTCAGATAAAAATTGATAGCCGTCTCGGCTGCATCGCGGGAACGTGCTGTCAATCTGCATACAAATCAATACAATTAGTCACATATTTTGGGTAAGTCCCTTTCTATTTACTCACTTGATCAACTCCATTTGCTGTGTAAAAAGCTTGGCAGAATATGCTATATTTATGGCCGTCTCGGGCTTGTCGCCCGTCAGCACCCACACGGAGATGCCTGCCGCAAGCAGCGAGGCTATCGTCTCGGGCACACCGTCCTGCAGGCGATCCTCAATGCCCGTGGCACCCAGCAGAGTTAGATTGCTCTCCAGCTTTGCGAAGGAGTCGCGCAATCTGCGCTCGCGATTCTCCAGCGACATTTCAATCTCCTGATGCCGCGCCCACCAGTCCGTGTAGTCGGCCGAGTTCAGGGTGCGCTTGGCCATCACCAGAATGCGCAGACCTTCGCGCGCATAGcgatccagctgctgctgggtctgcTCTCGCAGTATGCCCTCGGGGCTGTTGTGCGGACACGGCGAGAGGACGGGCATGATCGTGCTGTCCGCACCCTTGCAGTAGAGCACAATCTCCTGGGAACCCGTGCGACGAACCACAATCGACATGCACTTGCGACTCGAGTCAAAGGGCAGAATCTTGAGTATCTCATACTCGACGGTGGCCCTGGCCGTGGGCATGCTCACGAGGATGTGGTTCGGGCTGCGattcagcaggcagcagtcatAGCTGTAGGCAGCGTTCACCAGAGCCAACTCATCCGGACTCTCGGCCTCGTACAGAGGACGACCATCGGCGGTTCTATAAATGTTCTCCGTTTTGGTTGAACTGAAAGTAAGAAAGGGAAACTGATGCCAAAATTCATTGATAAAAGTCTCGTTCGCTTCACTTACGTCATTTTCAGACGCTTCCCTTGCGTCTTGGCATTCAGGAAGGTCGCTATGCTCGTAATCTTCGAGTTAATGGCCGCCTTGGCCCTGCCCGTGGGCGAGATGCTGTTGGACAGCGCCTTGCTCTTCATGGGCGGCGATggcgactccgactccgagtTGGGCGACGATTCCGCCGAACTGCTGATGGGCGACAGCGTTGGCTGATGACTCTGTGCGGGCATTGCAAATATTAGATTGGGCGGTGGTGAAGGCGTCACGGAACGTGACTCTGCCAGCCGCATATAACGATCCACTGGGATGGATCccggctggtgctgctggtgctgtggtTGTCCATTCAGTAtggttgtcgtcgtcgttgtggtGGTCGTCGTGCTGCTAGCCAGCAGCTTTTGTCGCTGTTTGTTGTGGTTTAGGTTCGCCGGACTGCAgcccgtctgctgctgctgcacttcaatGATGCCGCTGGCATTCATCAGATCCCGATGCGGTGCCGCACTCACAATCACCGTGTTACATATCGCCAGCACCACGAGGAACTCTTGTATTCGCTGTGCGTGTGGCGTGAGATACGATCCTTGCGTGAGCAGCGCCATGTCATTCGTCAGCGTGTCATTGGGCACCAGTGGAGGAGCGGGAGCACCCGGCTTCGAGTACATCTTCTCTAGCTCCGAGGGCGGATGATTGTAGTCCGCACCATTGACGACGCAACGACGAAAGATCATCTTGTTCTCGGTGAGGGTACCCGTTTTGTCGGAGAATATGTGCTGGATTTGGCCGAGTTCCTCGGTGATGTTCATGGCACGACATTCGGTCTGCTTGTTGGTGTCCGCATCGTACAGATCAATGTTGTTGTGAATGTGAAAGACCTGCAGAATCTTGCACAGCTCGATGGTGACATACAGCGACAGCGGTATCATCACCTGCAGTATAATTATGTACGTCCAGAAGGTCCACATGCCCTCGAGATTGGCATTCACCTCGAAAGGCAGGTACGGGACGGGAAAATTTGTAAATGAACTCAGCCACATGGTGCAGCCGATGGCCCCAACaatgcacaaaataaacagtATTATCACACACCTAAAAAAAGTCGAACAATGAATATAAGGAGCAAAGATTCAGCTGGTTTATGCACTCACCATATCACATCAATATTCATTTGCTGTTCCACCTGGGAGCGCTTGTACCTTGGACCACTATTATTCAGCATTGACTTTGTTTCATGTCCCGCATAGACCACAATACCCTCGATATAGTCCGTATTCTATAAGGAAGTTTAAGACACAAAACATTAGAAGAGATTCTTTTGATTGTAATGCAAAGTGTATACCCTACCTTCAGTCTACTTTCTCTTAACAAAAGGCACTCGGTCGATATGGGCACACGCTCCCCAGTTGGATGTATTAAGGCCCCATGAAATCTATATAATTTTGTTGTCGGCGCATCCGCCTCCACGCGGCTAACAAATTTGCTAGGTACAAATatgctctgcctctcctcAAAGCCACGTACAACCTGCGGGCAAAATGTATGTCATTTAGAATGTTATTTATCAGACAGACATAAGCCCGAATCACGTACCTCGCGACGCTTCAGATTCGTTTCGCCATCCAAATCGCAGGTGTCTATGTAGCATACCCCATGGGGGTCACTGCTGCGCAACAATAAAATATCTGCAGGCACTGTCTCATTGTTTGAGAGATGGACAATGTCGCCGACACGCAGGTCCTGCCATTTCACACGCTTGTAGCGCTCCGTCTCACTGGAAAGAGGATTAcaaaattgttattaattatgaaGTGCCATTGAGCAAGAGGTTTTCACATTTAGTTAGAAGTTAGAagttaaaagttaaaagcAGCCGCCAAACATTTGTCGAATTTCCCTTTCAAGTTTAAAactctggcaaaagttttgccgcTTTAAATATTCAACTAATCAAACATGTAAAAGGCTCCCGAAATGTCAGTGGAGGATCCTTGAACATGAAAATGTCTTATAccgcatgtacatatgtatatgcacgTGACCATGTCCTTTGGGCTAATGTACTTCTAGTAAATAGTCGGACGAACAGAGATAATCCCCTCATGTAAGAGCCCATTTACAATATTCATGAATGTTTCGTCATAGCCATCCCCAGTGCTGCCCCATACAAGTCTCCAATTATTGTCAAATGAACACATTGATGGGCCACGCAATACAATTTACATGCGACCCCAggatggggcagggcagtgaTCAGTAGGGGGAATATGCATAGTAGTTGTTAGGGAAAGTAGTCAGTAAGTGAGTTGAAAGGTAATGCGAGGGAGTTGCTGCCTCGACTGATGGACATTTgagcaaacagagagcgaaAAGCGTTCTCCACgccacacagaaacacacacatttaatgTACGAAAGGGGGGCAGTagtgggtctggtctggtctgggtcTCGCATGTGGGTTGGTTATTAAAGTAACAACTAAATTGCTAAATAATAAGCCGCCGCTTTGCCCTCGACCTTGGCcgaaagatgatgatgatggacaCAGCAGAAAGAGGAGTAGCAGTAGCGGCCTGCTGGAAATTTTATTCGCtttcatttttatgatttttataaaGTCGCTCTGGTTTGGGATATC
The sequence above is a segment of the Drosophila subobscura isolate 14011-0131.10 chromosome U, UCBerk_Dsub_1.0, whole genome shotgun sequence genome. Coding sequences within it:
- the LOC117902458 gene encoding probable phospholipid-transporting ATPase VA isoform X1; amino-acid sequence: MPSANTEDLRRKFLVVQQQRSAPPNLAGEGHIPGTTHGNTLMMTATAGAGGIAVGGAAGEPERTYVFPGGNPLIGSVPGMPVANPAGPSRGHARSVSHGGGAIVGANGRPIKSAMKGHQRAFSQGQITDSPPGSAAPSGRGHSRVGSKTDFILPPGHKEEAVREPSAPTSATGGRGHSRQASRSESIYTLRRTEAPPWWKRLTLCNYSTGDKFEERSYRMVVPNHTVPPKTPKREHPNGQFVGNKIRTTKYTLLSFIPKNLLEQFHRVANLYFIFIVLLNWVPAINAFGKEVAMIPVLFVLGVTAVKDLFEDRRRRASDKRINNTTCRVYDGETERYKRVKWQDLRVGDIVHLSNNETVPADILLLRSSDPHGVCYIDTCDLDGETNLKRREVVRGFEERQSIFVPSKFVSRVEADAPTTKLYRFHGALIHPTGERVPISTECLLLRESRLKNTDYIEGIVVYAGHETKSMLNNSGPRYKRSQVEQQMNIDVIWCVIILFILCIVGAIGCTMWLSSFTNFPVPYLPFEVNANLEGMWTFWTYIIILQVMIPLSLYVTIELCKILQVFHIHNNIDLYDADTNKQTECRAMNITEELGQIQHIFSDKTGTLTENKMIFRRCVVNGADYNHPPSELEKMYSKPGAPAPPLVPNDTLTNDMALLTQGSYLTPHAQRIQEFLVVLAICNTVIVSAAPHRDLMNASGIIEVQQQQTGCSPANLNHNKQRQKLLASSTTTTTTTTTTILNGQPQHQQHQPGSIPVDRYMRLAESRSVTPSPPPNLIFAMPAQSHQPTLSPISSSAESSPNSESESPSPPMKSKALSNSISPTGRAKAAINSKITSIATFLNAKTQGKRLKMTSTKTENIYRTADGRPLYEAESPDELALVNAAYSYDCCLLNRSPNHILVSMPTARATVEYEILKILPFDSSRKCMSIVVRRTGSQEIVLYCKGADSTIMPVLSPCPHNSPEGILREQTQQQLDRYAREGLRILVMAKRTLNSADYTDWWARHQEIEMSLENRERRLRDSFAKLESNLTLLGATGIEDRLQDGVPETIASLLAAGISVWVLTGDKPETAINIAYSAKLFTQQMELIKLTARSRDAAETAINFYLTDMENAKPTSSIGYSQTLRRKPRALVVDGKTLTFVLDPKSKLILPFLRLAKRCASVLCCRSTPLQKAYLVKVVKEELNLRTLAIGDGANDVSMIQMADVGVGISGQEGMQAVMAADFTLSRFRYLERLLLSHGYWCYDRLSRMILYFFYKNAAFVFLIFWYQLYCGFSGSVMMDQMYLMLYNLIFTSLPPLAIGVYDKRVPEDLLLKNPYLYKNGRLGVAYRPHDFWLILLDALYQSLVIFFVALCAYAESDVGIWEFGTTITASCLFANLVHCCIEIRSWTVLHVISIVVSLASFYLFSFVYNYWCVNCFGLPSTYWVIFVCISSAVHWLVILLSTVVAVLPRLILTTVRISLCPDDSTKVLLHSKRERSRGEGLLVTWSRSTSASSIYRITDYGSKNQIITTIT
- the LOC117902458 gene encoding probable phospholipid-transporting ATPase VD isoform X3, producing MRLAESRSVTPSPPPNLIFAMPAQSHQPTLSPISSSAESSPNSESESPSPPMKSKALSNSISPTGRAKAAINSKITSIATFLNAKTQGKRLKMTSTKTENIYRTADGRPLYEAESPDELALVNAAYSYDCCLLNRSPNHILVSMPTARATVEYEILKILPFDSSRKCMSIVVRRTGSQEIVLYCKGADSTIMPVLSPCPHNSPEGILREQTQQQLDRYAREGLRILVMAKRTLNSADYTDWWARHQEIEMSLENRERRLRDSFAKLESNLTLLGATGIEDRLQDGVPETIASLLAAGISVWVLTGDKPETAINIAYSAKLFTQQMELIKLTARSRDAAETAINFYLTDMENAKPTSSIGYSQTLRRKPRALVVDGKTLTFVLDPKSKLILPFLRLAKRCASVLCCRSTPLQKAYLVKVVKEELNLRTLAIGDGANDVSMIQMADVGVGISGQEGMQAVMAADFTLSRFRYLERLLLSHGYWCYDRLSRMILYFFYKNAAFVFLIFWYQLYCGFSGSVMMDQMYLMLYNLIFTSLPPLAIGVYDKRVPEDLLLKNPYLYKNGRLGVAYRPHDFWLILLDALYQSLVIFFVALCAYAESDVGIWEFGTTITASCLFANLVHCCIEIRSWTVLHVISIVVSLASFYLFSFVYNYWCVNCFGLPSTYWVIFVCISSAVHWLVILLSTVVAVLPRLILTTVRISLCPDDSTKVLLHSKRERSRGEGLLVTWSRSTSASSIYRITDYGSKNQIITTIT
- the LOC117902458 gene encoding probable phospholipid-transporting ATPase VA isoform X2, with the protein product MPSANTEDLRRKFLVVQQQRSAPPNLAGEGHIPGTTHGNTLMMTATAGAGGIAVGGAAGEPERTYVFPGGNPLIGSVPGMPVANPAGPSRGHARSVSHGGGAIVGANGRPIKSAMKGHQRAFSQGQITDSPPGSAAPSGRGHSRVGSKTDFILPPGHKEEAVREPSAPTSATGGRGHSRQASRSESIYTLRRTEAPPWWKRLTLCNYSTGDKFEERSYRMVVPNHTVPPKTPKREHPNGQFVGNKIRTTKYTLLSFIPKNLLEQFHRVANLYFIFIVLLNWVPAINAFGKEVAMIPVLFVLGVTAVKDLFEDRRRRASDKRINNTTCRVYDGETERYKRVKWQDLRVGDIVHLSNNETVPADILLLRSSDPHGVCYIDTCDLDGETNLKRREVVRGFEERQSIFVPSKFVSRVEADAPTTKLYRFHGALIHPTGERVPISTECLLLRESRLKNTDYIEGIVVYAGHETKSMLNNSGPRYKRSQVEQQMNIDVIWCVIILFILCIVGAIGCTMWLSSFTNFPVPYLPFEVNANLEGMWTFWTYIIILQVMIPLSLYVTIELCKILQVFHIHNNIDLYDADTNKQTECRAMNITEELGQIQHIFSDKTGTLTENKMIFRRCVVNGADYNHPPSELEKMYSKPGAPAPPLVPNDTLTNDMALLTQGSYLTPHAQRIQEFLVVLAICNTVIVSAAPHRDLMNASGIIEVQQQQTGCSPANLNHNKQRQKLLASSTTTTTTTTTTILNGQPQHQQHQPGSIPVDRYMRLAESRSVTPSPPPNLIFAMPAQSHQPTLSPISSSAESSPNSESESPSPPMKSKALSNSISPTGRAKAAINSKITSIATFLNAKTQGKRLKMTSTKTENIYRTADGRPLYEAESPDELALVNAAYSYDCCLLNRSPNHILVSMPTARATVEYEILKILPFDSSRKCMSIVVRRTGSQEIVLYCKGADSTIMPVLSPCPHNSPEGILREQTQQQLDRYAREGLRILVMAKRTLNSADYTDWWARHQEIEMSLENRERRLRDSFAKLESNLTLLGATGIEDRLQDGVPETIASLLAAGISVWVLTGDKPETAINIAYSAKLFTQQMELIKLTARSRDAAETAINFYLTDMENAKPTSSIGYSQTLRRKPRALVVDGKTLTFVLDPKSKLILPFLRLAKRCASVLCCRSTPLQKAYLVKVVKEELNLRTLAIGDGANDVSMIQMADVGVGISGQEGMQAVMAADFTLSRFRYLERLLLSHGYWCYDRLSRMILYFFYKNAAFVFLIFWYQLYCGFSGSVMMDQMYLMLYNLIFTSLPPLAIGVYDKRVPEDLLLKNPYLYKNGRLGVAYRPHDFWLILLDALYQSLVIFFVALCAYAESDVGIWEFGTTITASCLFANLVHCCIEIRSWTVLHVISIVVSLASFYLFSFVYNYWCVNCFGLPSTYWVIFVCISSAVHWLVILLSTVVAVLPRLILTTVRISLCPDDSTKVLLHSKRERSRESPIMGLRIRL